A genomic region of Christiangramia sp. OXR-203 contains the following coding sequences:
- a CDS encoding DEAD/DEAH box helicase yields MSFKKLNPVLKSTLEEIGLESANAFQKTALPKIKSGADLYMIAPKGSGKTTALIISVIQQLNAEAFEDSPRALIFVKNKEAALSLEERFRDFTSETDLRVYSAYDEQNIDDQKDAIYYGVDIVIATPQRLSKLFSMTGIHLGQLKMFIIEDAEFISRGGHLNHILRIPLSISKCQYLVFGETMEPKMERLQEQFMDRAQIIKMK; encoded by the coding sequence ATGTCATTTAAAAAACTGAACCCTGTTCTTAAATCCACTTTAGAGGAAATAGGATTGGAATCTGCTAACGCTTTTCAGAAGACGGCATTACCTAAAATTAAAAGTGGAGCAGATCTTTATATGATAGCTCCCAAAGGCAGCGGTAAAACCACGGCACTTATCATAAGTGTAATACAGCAATTAAATGCTGAAGCATTTGAAGATTCTCCAAGAGCTTTAATTTTTGTGAAAAACAAGGAGGCTGCATTGAGTCTTGAAGAAAGGTTCAGGGATTTTACTTCTGAAACTGATCTTAGAGTTTATTCGGCATATGACGAACAGAATATTGATGATCAAAAGGATGCGATCTATTATGGAGTTGACATTGTGATCGCTACCCCTCAACGGTTGAGCAAATTATTTTCTATGACCGGAATACACCTGGGTCAACTCAAGATGTTTATTATTGAAGATGCCGAATTTATTTCACGTGGAGGTCATTTAAATCATATCCTCAGAATTCCTCTAAGTATTTCGAAATGCCAATACCTTGTATTTGGTGAAACGATGGAACCAAAAATGGAGCGTTTACAGGAACAATTTATGGACCGTGCTCAGATCATCAAAATGAAATAA
- a CDS encoding multidrug effflux MFS transporter, with protein sequence MQNTSEERNKKQEFIILLVLGTLIALGPFSIDAYLPGFESIAQDFNTTISQIGLTLTSYFIGISLGQLAYGPIMDKYGRKRPLLIGLGIYFLAALSCMYSPDLTWLVISRFFLALGAAGGMVAAKAIVRDVFPVNEVAGAISVLMLIMGGAPIIAPTVGSFIIDAMGWEMIFLFLAIFSVLMIFSVTKLLPESKTPDGAVNLRPKQVAFNYFKILTHHKFWSFSMAGSFAIGAMFAYISGAPKLFMENFDLTQKEFGILFGINAAGLILGSQINRLFLKKYTPFQITIFNSVILLVLSVLFLLNTIAGFGLVITAVLLFLMLFLLGFQNPNTTALSLEPFEAKAGRASALIGSLKMILGALTSFAISQFHTSSTLPLAIILLVCFAISFALLFQFSSKEKKALKFSEV encoded by the coding sequence ATGCAGAATACTTCAGAAGAGCGAAACAAAAAACAGGAGTTTATTATACTTCTTGTTTTGGGAACACTGATCGCTTTAGGCCCTTTCTCTATCGACGCGTACTTACCTGGTTTTGAAAGTATAGCCCAGGATTTTAATACTACGATTAGCCAGATTGGTTTAACACTTACCAGTTACTTTATAGGAATCTCTCTTGGACAATTAGCCTATGGCCCAATCATGGACAAATACGGTAGAAAAAGGCCATTACTTATTGGCCTTGGTATTTATTTCCTTGCAGCATTAAGCTGTATGTATTCACCAGATCTTACCTGGCTCGTTATATCACGATTCTTTCTAGCACTTGGAGCCGCAGGTGGTATGGTGGCAGCCAAAGCCATTGTTCGTGATGTTTTTCCGGTTAACGAAGTAGCAGGCGCGATCTCTGTGCTTATGTTGATCATGGGTGGCGCACCAATAATCGCCCCTACAGTAGGAAGTTTTATCATAGATGCTATGGGATGGGAAATGATCTTTCTCTTTTTAGCCATTTTTAGCGTGTTGATGATCTTCAGTGTAACCAAACTTCTTCCGGAAAGTAAAACACCCGACGGGGCAGTTAATTTGAGACCAAAACAGGTTGCATTTAATTACTTTAAAATACTTACCCATCATAAGTTCTGGAGTTTTTCAATGGCTGGGAGTTTCGCTATTGGAGCAATGTTCGCATATATTTCAGGAGCGCCAAAACTGTTTATGGAAAATTTTGATCTTACTCAGAAAGAATTCGGAATCCTTTTCGGTATTAATGCGGCAGGTCTTATCCTTGGAAGTCAGATCAACCGACTTTTTCTCAAAAAATACACTCCATTCCAGATCACGATATTTAATAGTGTGATCCTCTTAGTACTCTCTGTCTTATTTCTGCTGAATACAATAGCAGGATTTGGATTGGTGATTACCGCAGTTTTACTATTCCTTATGCTATTTTTACTGGGTTTTCAAAATCCGAATACTACCGCATTATCATTAGAACCATTCGAAGCTAAGGCTGGTAGAGCTTCCGCATTAATAGGTAGTTTAAAAATGATCCTGGGAGCGCTGACATCTTTCGCTATAAGTCAGTTTCACACTTCCAGTACACTACCTCTGGCAATCATTCTACTAGTTTGTTTCGCAATCAGTTTCGCACTCTTGTTTCAATTTTCTAGTAAGGAGAAAAAAGCCTTGAAGTTCAGTGAAGTATAA
- a CDS encoding TonB-dependent receptor produces the protein MLPFIAFSQEFTLSGRVIDKSSNETLIGVNLIFPDLATGVVTNDYGYYSIKLPAGTHRVILTYIGYANAEDEVNISDDTQQNFQLSEASESLDEVVITSDIEALNIKKPEMSVNRLSIGTIKKIPVVFGEVDVVRSLLLLPGVSNAGEGSSGFNVRGGAVDQNLILLDEATIYNSSHLFGLFSVFNPDAIKDLKLYKGGIPAEYGGRVSSVLDIYQRDGNSREFKMQGGIGAISSRLLAEGPIVKDKGSFLVGARSSYAHLFLKLTDNDNSAYFYDLNTKLSYELDESNKLLLSGYFGRDVFNISQNFENTYGNAVLNLRWNHVFSDNIFTNLSAIYSDYYYGLNLNFVGFNWDSGIRNLNLKYDLNHYISENFELKYGMHNTYYKFNPGEIEPIDETSGINYFKLNDKYALENAFYISAEHKFSEKFSAEYGMRLSNFFRLGQNEFNTYANDEPVAYNPRTGIYSEADILESRDVSRGESLETFTNFEPRLAIAYNFAEDQSVKVSYNRMAQYLHLISNTSSPTPLDVWTPSGPYVKPQLLDQYAVGYFRNINNGDYSLEIESFYKDIQNRIDYIDGANLIANNAIERVVLNGEARAYGLELLLRKNEGRFTGWLAYTLSRSEQRTPGRNSQEIGINNGDWYKTNFDKPHDVTITGSYDLNESWDLNANFIYQTGLATTFPNAQYEYEDVNIPVYGARNEDRLSSYHRLDLSATYYPKKNKGRKLQSSWNFGIYNVYNRQNAYSISFRENMDTGRNEAVRLTLFGIIPSVTYNFKF, from the coding sequence ATGCTACCATTTATTGCGTTCTCACAAGAGTTTACTTTAAGCGGTAGAGTGATCGACAAAAGCAGTAACGAAACCCTAATAGGGGTTAATCTTATTTTCCCGGATCTTGCAACCGGCGTGGTTACGAATGATTATGGTTATTATTCGATCAAACTTCCAGCTGGCACACATAGGGTCATTCTTACTTATATTGGTTACGCGAATGCTGAAGATGAAGTGAACATTTCAGATGATACGCAACAGAACTTTCAACTTTCAGAAGCTTCTGAAAGTCTGGATGAAGTAGTCATAACAAGCGATATAGAAGCCCTTAATATCAAGAAACCAGAGATGAGTGTGAACCGACTCTCCATTGGAACTATAAAAAAGATCCCAGTGGTGTTCGGAGAAGTTGATGTAGTAAGAAGTCTATTATTATTACCTGGTGTTTCTAATGCTGGTGAAGGTTCTTCTGGCTTCAATGTGCGTGGAGGCGCAGTAGATCAGAATTTAATTTTGCTGGATGAAGCTACCATTTATAATTCCTCACATTTATTCGGATTATTTTCAGTTTTCAATCCAGATGCGATTAAGGATCTTAAGTTATACAAGGGCGGAATTCCTGCAGAATATGGAGGTCGTGTATCTTCGGTTCTGGACATTTATCAGCGTGATGGAAATAGCCGGGAATTCAAAATGCAGGGAGGAATTGGTGCGATTTCCAGCCGTCTTCTAGCTGAAGGCCCCATAGTTAAGGATAAAGGAAGTTTTTTAGTTGGGGCAAGAAGTTCTTATGCCCATCTATTTCTGAAATTGACAGACAATGATAACTCAGCTTATTTCTATGATCTGAACACTAAATTAAGCTATGAGCTGGATGAAAGCAATAAGCTGCTTTTAAGTGGTTATTTTGGTCGGGATGTCTTCAATATTAGTCAGAATTTTGAGAATACTTACGGGAATGCTGTACTTAACCTGAGATGGAATCATGTATTTTCAGATAATATTTTCACAAATCTATCTGCAATTTATAGTGATTACTACTACGGACTCAATCTGAACTTTGTTGGATTTAACTGGGATAGCGGCATTAGAAATCTTAATCTCAAGTATGATCTCAACCATTATATTTCAGAGAATTTCGAGCTGAAGTATGGGATGCATAATACTTATTACAAATTCAATCCGGGGGAAATAGAACCTATCGATGAAACTTCAGGAATCAATTACTTCAAACTGAATGATAAATATGCTCTTGAAAATGCCTTTTATATTTCAGCAGAACATAAATTTTCAGAAAAGTTTTCCGCAGAATATGGAATGAGACTGAGTAATTTTTTCAGATTGGGTCAGAATGAATTCAATACATACGCCAATGATGAACCAGTTGCGTACAATCCCAGAACTGGAATTTATAGTGAAGCTGATATTCTTGAAAGCAGAGATGTTTCGCGCGGAGAATCACTTGAAACTTTTACCAATTTTGAACCAAGACTGGCCATCGCCTATAATTTTGCAGAGGACCAGTCAGTAAAAGTTTCTTATAACCGGATGGCCCAATACTTACATTTAATTTCAAATACCAGCAGTCCCACTCCTTTAGATGTGTGGACTCCCAGTGGTCCTTATGTAAAGCCACAACTTCTGGATCAATACGCTGTTGGCTATTTCAGAAATATTAATAATGGGGATTATAGCCTGGAAATTGAAAGTTTTTATAAGGATATACAAAACAGAATAGATTACATAGACGGTGCGAATTTAATCGCCAACAATGCAATTGAGCGAGTAGTTCTTAATGGAGAAGCAAGAGCTTACGGACTAGAACTACTATTACGCAAGAACGAGGGAAGATTCACAGGATGGTTGGCTTACACCCTATCGAGATCTGAGCAGAGAACACCAGGTAGAAACTCCCAGGAAATAGGAATAAACAATGGCGACTGGTACAAGACGAATTTTGATAAGCCGCATGATGTGACTATTACCGGTAGCTATGATCTAAATGAGAGCTGGGATCTTAACGCCAATTTTATTTACCAGACGGGGCTTGCTACTACTTTTCCAAATGCACAGTACGAATATGAAGATGTGAATATTCCCGTTTATGGTGCACGAAATGAGGATAGACTTTCTTCTTATCACCGATTAGATCTTTCGGCAACTTATTATCCTAAAAAGAATAAGGGTCGGAAACTACAGAGCTCATGGAATTTTGGAATCTATAATGTATACAACCGCCAGAATGCTTATTCGATTTCGTTTCGTGAAAACATGGATACAGGGAGAAATGAAGCTGTAAGACTAACACTCTTTGGGATCATCCCATCGGTAACTTATAATTTTAAATTTTAG